The following are from one region of the Gambusia affinis linkage group LG02, SWU_Gaff_1.0, whole genome shotgun sequence genome:
- the LOC122820856 gene encoding uncharacterized protein DDB_G0271670-like yields the protein MDPGQDKHQQGDHPEVSEDKEEESHWTSPPVSVNSTTSSSEDEVGNNNTSSSSTSSSSNSNSSTSSSSTSSSSNSNSSTSSSSASNSSGSGTSSSSTSSSSTSSSSTSSTSSSSSSSSCTSSSSEDEVGNDCTTGSSPTVDRSYAVLELLEILPLKFKYTWDTRMAQKPQEPILRLQDSKQTGTSQPYQVGLEENAGLVTSVTGMNRKRTKASDAEEESRAKKTRHSVGEEDPVSSSPVSSPSQSMAHEDPLWSSPFLSPSCIMEHEDLDWSFPVISPSQYIMHEDPFLSSTVLCPSPLDLILEDPILPPSIFSSSPIPYEDHILFFPAISSPQSLGLKEELGHVTSSTCRKRTKGSDTEEEPPGKKTRHSVVEEDPVLSSPVISSSQYILHEDPFLSPTVLSPLPLDPIFEDPILPAWVFSPSTTLAFEDPILSFPVLGFSPSAHGKDSTLSSPEDCIWVESEEDIEEEPIPSTAGIGPDGIRVRKSFRQAWFRPHYNLSSDSD from the coding sequence TTTCTGAAGACAAGGAAGAGGAGTCACACTGGACTTCACCCCCAGTCTCGGTGAACAGTACTACCAGCTCCAGTGAAGATGAGGTTGGTAATAACAATACTAGCAGCTCCAGTACTAGCAGTTCTAGTAATAGCAACTCCAGTACTAGCAGCTCCAGTACTAGCAGTTCTAGTAATAGCAACTCCAGTACTAGCAGCTCCAGTGCTAGCAACTCCAGTGGCAGCGGTACTAGCAGCTCCAGTACTAGCAGCTCCAGTACTAGCAGCTCCAGTACTAGCAGTACTAGTAGCAGCAGCTCTAGTAGTAGTTGTACTAGCAGCTCCAGTGAAGACGAGGTTGGTAATGACTGTACTACCGGCTCCAGTCCGACAGTGGACCGTTCTTACGCTGTGTTAGAGCTGCTTGAGATTCTTCCTctaaaatttaaatacacatGGGATACCAGGATGGCTCAGAAGCCTCAAGAGCCCATTTTGCGTCTACAGGACTCCAAACAAACTGGGACCTCTCAACCTTACCAGGTAGGTTTGGAAGAGAACGCGGGTCTTGTGACATCTGTGACTGGCATGAACAGGAAGAGGACAAAGGCCAGTGATGCTGAAGAGGAGTCCCGCGCCAAGAAGACAAGGCACAGTGTTGGTGAAGAGGATCCCGTTTCGTCATCCCCTGTCAGCAGTCCCTCACAATCCATGGCGCATGAGGATCCCCTTTGGTCATCCCCTTTCCTCAGTCCCTCATGTATAATGGAACATGAGGATCTTGATTGGTCATTCCCTGTCATCAGTCCCTCACAGTACATAATGCATGAGGATCCTTTTCTGTCATCCACTGTCTTGTGTCCCTCACCATTGGATTTAATTTTGGAGGATCCTATTTTGCCACCCTCCATTTTCAGTTCTTCACCAATACCATATGAAGATCACATTCTGTTTTTCCCTGCCATCAGTTCCCCACAAAGTCTAGGTTTGAAAGAGGAACTGGGTCATGTGACATCTTCGACCTGCAGAAAGAGGACAAAGGGCAGTGATACTGAAGAGGAGCCCCCTGGCAAGAAGACTAGGCACAGTGTTGTTGAAGAGGATCCTGTTCTGTCATCCCCTGTCATTAGTTCCTCACAGTACATATTGCACGAGGATCCTTTTCTGTCGCCCACTGTCTTAAGTCCCTTACCATTGGATCCAATTTTTGAGGATCCAATTTTGCCAGCCTGGGTCTTCAGTCCTTCAACTACATTGGCATTTGAGGATCCCATTCTGTCTTTCCCTGTCCTTGGTTTCTCACCATCAGCACATGGCAAAGATTCAACTTTGTCATCCCCTGAAGACTGTATCTGGGTGGAGTCTGAAGAGGACATAGAAGAGGAACCAATACCATCAACAGCTGGGATTGGACCAGACGGAATTAGAGTAAGAAAGAGTTTCAGACAAGCGTGGTTTAGACCTCACTACAACTTGTCAAGTGACTCTGATTAG